AGTGGCGGTATCGGGTGTTAAGTTAGCAGTGTAAGAAATTCCCCATGGTCCGGCAAAGGCTGTCATGTCTAAACTCATCAAAGCCCAATCACCCTTACGAGTTAACGTAGAATCAACCTTATAGTTAATGGTTGATAAAGCCGTTCCTGCCTGATGACCTGAAAGTAAGCGGGTGCTGTCAAGAATCAATCCTTCATAAGGAGTTGATAACTTTGGTGAGTGACAATAATTGCAAGAGGCTGCGATGGTTAGGTATTTGCCACGTTCGACTAGCTGATCATTATTCATTTCGGTGTTTTGTTCAGGTGCGCCGCCGCATCCGTTAAATATCCATAACATGCCTATTAGATACGTTATGAAAAGACTGGAATTGCGTTTCATAGCATTAGTAGTTAAGTTGCAAAGAACTTGTGGTATAAATTTACGGAATTATTATTGGTGTTTAAGTTTTATTGAGTTGATATACAGTAGGTTGTAAATTGTTGTTCTGCGGTAAGGATGAAATTCAATAAAGTATAGTGTTTGAGTTT
Above is a window of Solitalea lacus DNA encoding:
- a CDS encoding c-type cytochrome, which gives rise to MKRNSSLFITYLIGMLWIFNGCGGAPEQNTEMNNDQLVERGKYLTIAASCNYCHSPKLSTPYEGLILDSTRLLSGHQAGTALSTINYKVDSTLTRKGDWALMSLDMTAFAGPWGISYTANLTPDTATGIGAWSEDAFIKTLRTGKHLGQPGGRNVLPPMPWALIGQMSDDDLKAIYTYLRTLPPVANQVPAPVPPEEVNKVLTTKK